In Planococcus citri chromosome 4, ihPlaCitr1.1, whole genome shotgun sequence, the genomic window CAGCATTTTATCAAACGGATATTTTTGAACTGCGTTAAGGAATAGTTGTATTATTTCACCCCAAACCATCTCATCATATGCGGTTTGCGTGATGTTATATACGCTGATTTCCTTTAATCTGGAACGAAAATATAACATAAGTAATGAAACTTAGGAATTCAGACTTGAGAGCTATATTCGGGTGCAAACTCTTGGAATGACCAAAACTTACAATTGTTCTTTTGAGTTTGCCCATGGTAAAGTTAAAATGCTATTGATGGCTATGTCAACTGGTATTACGTCACTTTTCACATTTACATTGGTCGTCAAAGAAGTGCGCATTATACCTGTACCTCCAGCTGTGAAAAGACCCACTGGTCCATTAAGACTATCATTCCATCCGGGCAATGGCTCTTCAATGGCTGGTACCACTGGTAGACAAAAATTGAACCCAGATTTCATTAACATGAGCTCATCAGAGTAAGTATATCtacgtaaaaatcaaattattagGATCTCATCAACTCAGACCCCCATGTACCTATTCGACTACTTTTGAAAGTAGGCTACAATGGACACACCGCCGGTGTATAGTTTGCATACCCAGTTCGGCGTCAAGGTGCTTGAAAATCGCTTTTAGAATGAGTCTCGATGTTTAGAAACAGAAACTTCATACACATTAAGctgaaatacctattacctaccccTGACCCGTAAAAGTGAATCTAAAATAGGGGTAGGGTATTTATCAATATTTCCCTTATGTTTATATTTTGaatgtaataaaaaatgaaattgttatcaattgtggtttttttttttggtaatttcttcTAACTACCATAAATCAGAaaagttatttcttttttgaaaaataaaagaaatactcactataggtatgtacttgataCTTGAACGTGGAATTACTTTTTTATATTCTTaataaataacatttttgaaaattttttcacgtcgATACTAACCTACTTGAAAgttaaatcattaaaaataatacctaataatattaaaaaaaaaaaaaaaaaaaaaaaaaggctcagAAAACTTGAAGGAAATTACCAATGCTGGGTCTTGCAACAATAATGGGTACTTTCGATTCGTAATTGTGAAGTAAAGCTTCAGTTAATCGTTTACTGTAAATGTAAGTATTGGGCAATGGGTGAATTAATCTGCAAAAACATGTAAATATATATTATTTAAATAGTACCCTACAATAAAGATGACTGgaattgtccttttttttcattttacgataagtaaaatttaattttcaaaatgttcaaaataagtatgtattttacTTTGACGTTAGTTGTTCCAACACTTCGGGTTCCATCCACTGCGTTAGATCAATTATGTCTTGTGGATTGTGCTTCGCggggtaaattttttcttcgactgTATGATTCTCGCAGCAGCAAAATGCCGTCGAAACATGAACAAAAGCctagatttttttgtgaaaatgtaggtatgcaatactaatttcatattttttatgaaagacATTCTCTTACTTGGAATTTACTTTTCTATAAAATTCAccgattgattttttcaattttctcaatagAATTGTGTTACTCAAAATTAATAGTTGAATAAATGCAGACCTCAAGCGATgtcaataaaaaagaaataaataagtaggtaagtaggtacctctagTCTTTTCATCTGTTGTGCAACATCCAACATCCTCGCTGTTCCTACTGTATTCACATTTACAGCTGTACGTAAATTTGCGTCCATTTTCAATACAGCAGCACTATGAAATACAACAGATACTTCGTCGATTAACATATCTCGATCTTTAACCGACAATCCTATTCCTTCTTCTCCGACATCTCCGGATATGAATTTCACTTTGTCGAGTACTTTGGGAttattggttttgaaattttcaaaaatctagaacATCGAATTACTACAATCAGACTGGAAAGAAATGACGAGAATGTGAAAAGGTGTTAGCACATTTTTCAACGATAACAAGGCGTTTGCCAAGCCATGTCGTTTTTGGAAAGATTTTCAGGaatgtccaatttttttttggcaacattgttcaaaaaataatttaatgtcGTTTGTCAAAATTACAGGATGCTGGAAATTTAATCTTTTGGAATAAAATTGCGAATAAAAACTATTTTCACGCCTAAAATGTCAAGAAAGTTATTTTGCTTTTtctgaaaatcgtcaaaaactttctgcttttgttaaaattgccaaaaaagtcgatcctgctttttaccaaaatggtcGCATAAAAGTTTTGTTGTTTCTCAAAGTTGACAAGAAAGTGctgatttttctgcaaaaactgtccaaaaagtCACGTTTTCTGTTAAACTTGTTAAATAAgatcttttttacaaaaattatcaaaaacgtCTCGGTTTTCTCAAGTTTCCagttcgttttatttttcattcattgtgGAAATAATCGCATCATTCGTCTTGGGTTTGATATAGTGTAATATGCCTTCACCCTCTAGGTGGACATTCTCGGAAAGATTACCTGGTTAGGGGAATCGTCGTAACGTGGGAACTATCGGTGCATAAATATTATGCACATAAATCACTTGGTACGTGTATCTTTACACAATACACCCGTTTTGTACATAAATCTGTCAATCAAGTACAAAAGGGGTGAGCTCAGATCTTCAGGATCGTGGCTTCTCTGTATGAGAATTCGCCCACGAGCCTCACTTGTTTTCTATCGTCTGCAGCGTAAGGTATCAAGTGGCATTGTGGTCACATAGTGTCGAATTTAACGTAAAGTCTCCCGATGAGACACTTAATTCGTGTTTATTCCACTTTAAGCGTGGTAATTATGTCTAAATTGTTTAATAATTCGCCGATCGGGTAATTAATGCAATTACTCTTCGTATCGTTCGCGTTTACCTAATTATCTCCTTTTTGCGGCTACCTAAGATGATTCCGGACATCTATAAGGTAGAGCGTGTGATACGTGTGTCTCTTCGTAAAGCagccaccgacagccactattattggggtaggctaagggaTAGAGGTGGTGTGACAGTGAGCAGTGTTTGGTAAGTTTTACTTAtatggtggtgtctccactaaTTAATCTTAAGTTAGCACAATTAACCGATATTATTATGCATACTCGAGCCTAGGACATAGATCCAGCCTCGTATGATGGTATATTGTTTGATACCTACTTCGCCTAACTATGCCTATTTCGATAGGTATGGATGTTC contains:
- the LOC135842729 gene encoding putative fatty acyl-CoA reductase CG5065; translated protein: MANESQISSFYAGKKILITGGTGTLGKVLIWKLLQSCPEVDSVYVLMRPKHGKDSMSRKEELFSLPIFENFKTNNPKVLDKVKFISGDVGEEGIGLSVKDRDMLIDEVSVVFHSAAVLKMDANLRTAVNVNTVGTARMLDVAQQMKRLEAFVHVSTAFCCCENHTVEEKIYPAKHNPQDIIDLTQWMEPEVLEQLTSKLIHPLPNTYIYSKRLTEALLHNYESKVPIIVARPSIVVPAIEEPLPGWNDSLNGPVGLFTAGGTGIMRTSLTTNVNVKSDVIPVDIAINSILTLPWANSKEQLLKEISVYNITQTAYDEMVWGEIIQLFLNAVQKYPFDKMLWYPSSDPFSNNIVIYTIKCIFLHYLPAYLIDFILLLVGQKPFVVRVHDKLRQGEKVLRFFTQQQWTFLHDKVLQIEGLLNDADKRIFPINMNIIMDIQKYAENATIGVKIFIFKEDMKNLNTAKKKATIMYVLDKITLVLKYFILWKILLSVFNAVLHIFQVNLLETK